The sequence GTACAAACGTTACAATTCCGCTTGATTCGTTTGGATCGATCTTCGTGGTGTTCCGCGATAAAACAAAAGAAAGCAGTGTGAGCATTCCTGTGCCAACCGAAAGAGTGATAACTCAATTGGAAGGACCTTGGCAGGTTGAATTCCAGGCTGAGCGCGGTGCACCTGCATCAGCTACTTTTGATAAACTGATCGATTTCCGCGAAAGTGATGTAGACGGAATTAAATATTTCTCAGGAATTGCCAACTACAAAAAATCGGTTGATGTTGCACAGGAAACAATCGACAAAGGAGATGTAGTTATCGACCTTGGTTTGGTGAATAACCTGGCCGAAGTTTGGGTGAATGGTCAATTGGCCGGAACAACCTGGAAACCTCCTTATCGTGTTGATATTACTGATTTTGTGACTGCCGGTTCTAACGAAATCGAAATCAAAGCAGTAAATACCTGGGTGAACCGTTTGATCGGTGATGCACAGCCCGGCGTTAGCGACGATGAAAAAATTACATTGACAACACGTCCATTCTACCGTGCTAATTCACCATTGGTACCTGCCGGATTGGTCGGTCCTGTTGAAATTTTGAGTTTAGCAACCAACTAAAATATTAATCATGAAACGTAAAAATACAATCAAACTTATTCTTTGGAGCCTGATACTATTTATGGCTTGTCCGGCATTTGCCCAAACCGGTTTAAAAGTGGGGGCAGCAAAAGTTGATATCACACCAAAACAAAGCGACCTGAAGAGCTCAACAGATATTATTCGTGGAAAACTTTATGTTCGTTCCATTTATATCGATAACGGAACAAATTCAGCGGTATTGGTAGCTATCGATGCCGGCGGTATTCATGAAATTGATGATGTGTTGGCTAAATCTTCCGCATCAACAGGATGTCCGGTGCAAAACTATGTGGTTACCGGAACGCATACACACAGTGGCAACACCGGTGGTCTATTTAATGGCGCACCAACTGCGGAAACAATTGCCGATGCGATTGTTGCTTCTGTCGATCAGGCGAAGGCAAATATGGCGCCTGCTCGTGTAGGTTACGGAACTACACAAGTGGATTTGAATGTAAACCGCGATAATTTCGATGAGAATTTAGAGTGGCACCAAACCGCCAACTGGGATGGTCCTTCAGATAAAACTTTGGCAGTAATAACTTTCCTTGGTGAAGACGATGTGCCGATTGCAGTGTACATGAATTACGCCATGCACCCGGTAAATTTCTTTATGAGTGGTGTTGTTAGTGCCGATTTTCCGGGCGATGCAACGAAATATGTTGAAGATATGTTCGACGGTAAAACTGTGGCTTTATTTGCTCAGGGAGCTTCCGGCGACCAAAATCCTAAAATGGCATACACTTCTATTTTTCAGGAAGGACAGATTAAAGGCGTGTTGCCTCCACCTGCTGAGCCTTCAACAGGCCGCCAACCTTCTTTCGACGGTCCGGGTGAAATTCCTGCTGACCAGCTTGAAGCCCACAAAAAAGTTGTTGATCGCAAGAGCGACTATGTTCACATGTTAGGAACAACTTTGGGTAACAACGCTGTACAGGTTATGCTTTACCACACGCAGTATGAAAAGAGTTCGAAAATCTGGTGTAAAAAAGAGGATGTTGTTTGTCCCGGGCGTGTTCGTATTGATACCAACGGTCGCGAAAATTACGATCCGGGATACAAAGACGGACCGGATGTACACATTGGTTTAGGTTTGGTTCAGATCGGCGATATCAATTTGGTAACAGTGAGTGGCGAGGTTTATTCAGAAATTGGTATGCGACTAAAAGCTGAGTCTCCTGCATCTAAAACAATGATGGTTACATTAACCAATGGAACTCGTACAGGATATATTTATTCTACACAGGCAAGTACTCACCTTACTTTCCAGGTAATTGGCTCAAATATCAAACCCGGATTTGCAGAACCTGCAATTGTGAATACTGCACTTGAATTGATGGAGGAAGCAAAACTTTAAAAGCGAATTTTTTAACTTGCAGAACAGCTTTAGACTTAAAACCTTATAAAATAATCATGATGAAAAAATCGATCGCTCTAATTTTTATGCTGGCTTTATGTCAGCTAACGACAATGGCGCAAATGCCGGCTGCCAACTTCGAGGGAGAAGAAGTTTTTAAAAACGACGATGTTGTTTTCCATAAAATCGACGACCACACCTGGGTGGGTACCGGGCACATGTCGGCGAACGAGAGTATTTATCTGATTGAAGGAAATGATAAAGCTGTTTTGCTTGATGCTGCAACCAAAATTACCGATCTGGATAAAATTGTTGCGTCAATTACCGACAAACCGGTTACGTTGATGCTAACACACGTTCATCCTGACCATGTTGGTGCTGCCGATTATTTTCCGGTGGTTCATATGAATCCCGGTGACAAAGAATCTGCAGCTCAAATGATGCCGAATTATAAAGGTGAATTCAAATATTTGGAAGACGGTCAGGTTATCGATCTTGGTGGCCGAAAACTGGAAGTGGTTTTTACGCCTGCGCATACCTGGGGTTCTACAACCTATATCGATAAAGAAGCCGGTTACGGTTTTAGCGGCGATTCATTTGGCTCAGGAAACTTATTAATGTTTGCCGGAACTTTCTCCGACCTGATTGCCACTTGCGAGAAAATGAGTGCAGTTATGGAGAAAGACGGAATCGAGAAATTGTATCCGGGTCACTTCCGTGGCGACAATCCTGAAACAAAACAACGCGTGGAAGACCTGATCACCTTGAGTAAAGATATTCTTTCGGGTAAAGAAAAGGGCGAGGAAACGGAAGGTAACCGATTTGGTTTTAACCACATTGCGACTAAGTACGGTGTGCGCGTAAACTACGGTGACAAAACTATGAAATAATCAATATTGCAAATACAGAACCTAAAAACGGAATAAAATGAATCCAATAAACAGAAGACAATTCGTTAACCGATTATCATTAACAGCTGCCGGAACCATTGCTTTTTCAGGCCTTGCCTATTCATCGGGCAAGTTCATGTCGGGTTTGGGTGCCGAAGAATTTGTAACTGCTGAAAGCGCAACCGGAAAATTACGGGGCGTAAGACAAGACGGTGTAAATATCTTCAAAGGAATTCCATACGGAGGTTCTGTTTCGGGCGAAAACCGGTTCCGTCGTCCTCCAAAAGTTGATCCGTGGACAGGTGTTCGCGATGCGCTGGAACTGGGTGCACCATCCTTGCAAACTTCCGGTTGGGGACCAAAACCTGCCGAAGACTGTCTGTTCCTGAATGTGTGGACACCGGCCAACGACAATAAAAAACGCCCGGTAATGTTCTACAATCACGGTGGCGGTTATGTTACCGGATCGGGTGGTTCGGGCGGACAAGACGGTGCAAACCTGGCTCGATATTTCGATGTAATAGTGGTGCAAACCAACCACCGATTGGGTTTATTGGGTTTTTTGTATTTAGATGAAATTGCCGGTGCGGATTATGCCGGATCGGGAAATATGGGAGTTTTGGATATTGCTGCCGGATTAAAATGGGTGAATGAGAATATTGACCGTTTTGGCGGCGATCCGAATAACGTGATGATTTTTGGCGAGTCGGGTGGCGGAGGAAAAACAGCTTGTGTTTATGCTATGCCGGAAGCTTCGCCCTATTTCAATAAAGCATCGGTTGAAAGTGGACCGGGAGCTCGGATGCTGACAAAAGATCTGGCTGCCGAAACCACTGAAATGGTGTTGAAAGAAATGAATATCGCCAAAAATGACTGGCGAAAACTGTTGGAAGTTTCACCGGAGCAACTGCTGGAAGTTCAAAACAAGTTTATGTTTATTCCACCTTTCCAACCAGAAATTGGAATGCCCGAAATGCATGGATTTGGTCCTGTGGTTGATGGTTCGGTGTTGCCAAATCACCCCTTCGATTCAACGGCACCAAAAATATCAAAAGACAAACCATTGTTAACAGGTTGGAACGAAGATGAATATGCATTCTTTGTGATGCAACGCCAGCAGGGCGATTTGTTAAAGGTTGATTTTAATACGCTTCCAGAAAAACTGAAAGCTGATTTTGGCGATGATACTGCAACAGTAATTGCTGCCTACCGAAAAGCGAATCCGGATATAACTGCTCCGCAAATAATGATGGCTGTAAAATCCATTACAATGATGGGGCTTGGTTCGGTTGAAATTGCCGAGCGGAAAGCTAAAGAAAATGGCGCACCTGTTTATTTGTATAATTTCGGTTACAAATCAGACGCAAAAATACCGGGCACCGATTACCCGATGGGAACACCGCATGCCATGGATATTTCCTATAAATTCAATAATGTGCAGCCGCCAAAAGAAGGCGAGGAGCAACGACGTATGTTTGGCGACAGTTCGCCTGCTAGCTGCAAAGCATCGCACAATTTTGCCGAATTGTGGACCAATTTTGCGCGAACCGGCGTGCCTTCAGCCGAAGGAGCACCGGAGTGGCCGGCATACAATCTTAAAGATCGGCCTACCATGCGAATCGATACCGAGTGTACAATAATCAACGATCGGTACAAAGTTGAATTGGACATGTGGAGGAAAATTGGAAAATTACATACCGTTTGAATAAACGAAGTTAGTCCTTATTAGTCAAAGAATTTATTTGCAAGAACTCAACCTTGAAATAACCGATAATAAATTGAAAACAATGAAAAAATTTACGCTACTAAGTTTAGCCCTTTTTGTGCTTAGCATTGCAACTTACGCGCAGGGAGGTTCAAACGGTTTGTTGATGCCGAAATTCATAAAACCCACTGATAACAGCACCAGTACCGTATTAACAGATCTTACAAAAGAACGCCACTGGTTTCGCGAATTGCCTGCCGACAGTGAGGTGGATCTTGTAAAAGATGTAGTTTTTCACGAGACAAAAAGTATTGATGGCGATCCGATGTCGCTAAAAATGGATATTCTTACCTACAAGGATGACAAGGTACGTCCGTGTGTGGTTTATGTTATTGGCGGAGGTTTTTCTTTTGCCGCAAAAGAGCGAAATCTTTACGATCGATACGAAATTGCAAAAGCCGGTTATGTAGTGGCCAGTGTGCAGTACCACGTAATTAGTACCGGTATTTACAGTGATGCTGTTAAAGATGTAAAAGCGGCAGTACGTTATATGCGTGCCAATGCTGATAAATACGGAATCGATCCCGAAAATATTGGAATTTGGGGTGAATCTGCAGGTGGTTATTTAACTGCTATGGTGGCCACAACAAATGGCGAAAAACAGTTTGAAGAAGGTGAGAATCTGGATCAAAGCAGCGATGTAAAAGCTGCTGTTGATGCTTATGGTTTGTCTGATCTGACTAAAATCGGTGCCGACTATGATGACGAAGCAGCAAACGCGCACTTTACAGTTATCTCTCCCGACGGGCAGTTTATTCACGGAAAAAACAGCGGATTAACAAGTCTTGACAAACCGGAGGAGGTTGCCAAAGCAAACCCGATAAATTATGTGGACAAGAACGATCCTCCGTTTTTGTTTTTCCACGGAACAAAAGATATGACCGTTTCTCCAAGTCAGACATTGTTATTGCACAATGCTTTGCGCGAGAAAGGTGTTTCATCAACGCGTTATGTGTTGGAAGGAGCCGGACATGCCAGTGCCGAATTTTCTGATCCGCAGGTGATAAATATTATTATCGATTTTCTGGATGAAAATTTGAAATAGTTGAAGTATAGTGGGGTAGTTTTCTGGATGAAAACTTAAACCAATATCATATTAATCAAAAACTTAACTTATGAGATCATTAAAATTTATTCTTGCAGCTTTCCTGTTTTCAGGATTGTTTGCATGTCAAACTTCAACAACAAATGCACCTCCAACTGGTTCGCAACCGGGATCGCATCCGATGATCGCCAATAGCGAAACAGCGCAAACTTCCACCGAAAGTGGCGATGTAATCGGGTATGTACACGACGGAGTTTTCAATTACAAAGGAATTCCGTATGCCAAAGCCGAGCGTTTTATGCCGCCGCAAAAGCCCGATAAATGGGACGGTGTGCGTAGCTGTCGCTCATATGGTCCGGTTTGCCCGATCGATGTTTCATCGATGATTTTGGCCGACGAAATGGAATTTGCTCAGCAACACAATTTCTGGTTTATGAAAGAGGAAGATTGTAACAATCTGAATGTTTGGTCGCCGGGAATTAACGATGGTAAAAAACGTCCGGTAATGGTATGGTTGCATGGTGGCGGTTACACTGCCGGTTCATCGTGCGAATTGCCAAGTTACGATGGCGAGAACTTAAGTCGCACCGGCGATGTGGTGGTAGTTTCCATCAATCATCGTTTAAATGTGCTTGGTTTCCTCGATCTGTCGGCTGTTGACGAAAAATATGCTGAATCGGCCAACGTAGGAATGATGGATGTTGTTGCCGCGCTGGAATGGGTGCATAACAACATTGCCAATTTTGGCGGAGATCCTGCTAACGTAACCATTTTCGGTCAGTCCGGTGGTGGTGGCAAAGTGGCTACCATGCTTTACACGCCTTCTGCAAAAGGTTTGTTCCACAAAGCAATTATGCAAAGTGGTGTTGCCGGAAGTTACAGCACCAAAGAAGCTACTCAGAAACTGGGTTTGGCCGTTATGGAAGAACTTGGCCTGAAAAATAGTGAAGTTGAGAAATTAAAAGATATTCCTCACGATGAATTATTAGCTGCCGGAAACCGTGCAATTGCTAAAAATAGCGGTGCAGGAATGGGCCGAATGGGATGGGCACCGTCATGCGATGGTGAGTTTATTCCTCTGCAACCCGGAGCTCCCGGAGCTGAAGATCTGGCAAAAGATATTCCTGTTATTATTGGTTCTAACCAGGTAGAGTTTGGTGCTTTTGGCGGCGGTGCCGATTTGTTGCTTGCCGACGAAGCTACCATCATTGAGAATCTCAGAGAACGTTTTGGCGATAAAACGGAAGCTTATGTAGCAGCTTACAAAAAAGCATATCCAAACACAAAATTGCCTTCTGACATGAAGGATGTGGATATGATGTTTCGTCCAATGGCCTTAAATTTTACACGCATGAAATCAGCCGTTCCGGGTGGAGCGCCGGTTTATAATTATGTGTTTAAATGGAATGCGCCTCATTTGGATGGCATGTTAAAATCAAGCCACTGTATGGAGATTGCATTTGTATTTAACAACATCGCTCGCACTGAAGAATACAACAGTGGCTCGCCGGAAGCTTATGCCCTGGCAGAAAAACTCAGTAAAACCTGGGCAACTTTTGCACACACAGGAAATCCAAACAACGATGCAATGCCAGAATGGGAACCTTTTACTCCCGATGGCGGAGCAACAATGTTGCTCGATAATCAGCCGGAACTGGTGCACAATCACGATAAAGAATTGATTGAAGTTGCCACTTCTGTTCCGCAGCAAAGTATGTTTTAATGATTTCGAATATGAAGAAAATTGTATTATTTATAAACGCCTTACTACTTGCCCAAGTTGCCTTGTTTGCACAACCTCAGTTTAAAATTGATGGTGAAGAAGTATACAGTGGTGATGATGTGGTTTTCCATAAAATCGATGATCATACCTGGGTTGGCACCGGGCATGTAATGTCGAACGAGAGCCTTTATTTGGTTGAAGGAAATGACAAGTCGTTGTTGATTGATGCCGGAACAAACATTAAAGATCTGGATAAAATTGTGGCGTCGATCACTTCAAAACCGGTTACGCTGGTGGCAACGCACGTTCATCCCGATCATACCGGGCCATCCATCGATGTATTTCCGTCGTTGTATATCAATCCGGCCGACACTGTGGGAATTCCAACGTTTATGCCCGATTACAAAGGCGATGTGAAATTCCTGAAGGACGGGCAGATTTTTGATCTTGGCGGCCGTAAACTGGAAGTGGTTTTCACGCCGGGACACACGCCCGGCTCAACGACCTTTATAGATAAAGATGCAAAATACGGATTCAGTGGCGATTCGTTTGGATCGGGCAATTTATTGCTGACAACCAGCTTTTCCACCCTGCAAAATACCTGCGAGAAAATGAGTAAAGTTATGGCCGATTACGGTATTACAGAACTTTATCCGGGGCACTTTTTCGGTGGAAATAAAGAAACCAAAAAGCGGGTTGACGATCTGAATACAATCAGTAAAGGTGCTTTGTCCGGCGAAATTAAGGGAGAGGATAATCCCAATAATCGTTTCGGTCTCAACTATGTAATCAACAGAGACGGAGTGCGTGTGAACTTTGCCGAGAGTGCGTTGAAATAGTCAAAAACAAATATTAATTAGAAACCAATAAAATCTTATCAAATGAGAAAGTTATTTACAATCCTGTTCCTTTTTTCTGTTGTTGTAAGTTCTGCGCAAATGTTTGGCCCACCACGAAATAACGAGTGGGACGCAAGTTGGATTTGTGTACCGGAAGCCGGTGCAACAGACGCAGGTCTTTACCTGTTCAGAAAAACGATAAATTTTGACGCTGTACCTGACAAATTTGAAATGCGGGTTACAGCCGATAATCGTTACAAACTGTATATCAACGAAAAACTAGTTTCATTGGGGCCTGCTTTGGGCGACCTCGAACATTGGAATTACGAAACAGTTGATATTGCACCTTATCTGAAACAAGGCGAAAACATTATTGCAGCCGAAGTTTGGAATGAAGGAGATATGAAACCTGTTTCGCAATTTTCGTGCAAAACAGGCTTTTTGTTTCAGGGAACTGATGATGCAACCAAAGTGTTGAACACCAATGATACGTGGAAATGTATCGAAGACAAAAGTTACACACCAATACGTCAGCAGGTTCGTGGTTATTATGCTGCCGGAGCTGGTGAAAAAATTGACATGAATGAGGCTGTAAAAGGCTGGAAAGTGCTTGATTTTGACGATAGCAGTTGGAAATCGGCCAAAGCAGTATTCGAGCGCTCAACACGAGGAATGGGCTTTAATACCCGCGGCGGATGGACATTGATTCCGTCGATAATTCCACAAATGGAAATGACTTATCAGCGACTGGCTGCAACCCGTAAGGCTGAAGGCGTTTCTGTTCCCAAAAATTTCCCTGCCGAAAAAGCAGCTTTTGAAGTGCCTGCAAATACAACTGCCAAAATATTACTCGATCAGGAAGTTTACACCAATGCTTTTCCAACTTTGGTTTTCAGTGGTGGCAAAAACGGTACGATCGTAATTACCTATTCAGAAGGTTTATACGATGCAGACGGCGCAAAGAATAACCGTAACGAAATTGAAGGAAAAACCATTTCCGGACGTATGGATACCATTATTTCGGATGGTTCGCAAATGCAGGAATTCACTACACTGAACTGGAGAACCTACCGTTATATTGAGTTAAAAGTGGAAACAAAAGACAGTCCGCTTACCATCGAAGATTTCTACGGAACTTTTACCGGTTATCCGTTTGAAATGAACGCTAAAATAAATGCCAATAATGCTGAATTGGATAAAATTCTGGAAATTGGCTGGCGTACAGCTCGCTCGTGTGCCGTTGAAACTTATATGGATTGCCCTTACTACGAGCGTTTGCAGTATATTGGTGATGCACGCATCCAGTTGTTTGTATCGTATTTCAACAGTGGCGACGACCGTTTGGCGAAAAATGCCTTGAACCTGATGAATAATTCTCGTCAGAAAGATGGTTACACTTTAAGCCGTTATCCTGATACACAGAACCAGGTAATCGCTACTTATTCGATGTGGTTTGTTTGCATGTTGCACGACTATCTGATGTATGGAAGTGATCCTGAATTTTTGGATGATAAATTGCTGGGATCTCGCCAAATTCTTAACTACTTCATCAGTTTTGTAGACGATGATGGTTCGTTGAAAAACCTTCCTGGATGGAACTTTACTGACTGGGCAAGCGACTGGAGAATGGGAACTGCAGCAGCAGCCGAAGACGGAAGTACAGCATTACTCGACCTGCAATTATTATTGGCTTTGCAGGCTGGTATTGAACTGGAGAAAGTTGAAGGTAGCGAAGAGTTTGCAACTATGTACGAAAGTCTGGCAAATAAAATGTCGGAAACGATTAAGAGCAAATACTGGGATGCATCGCGCAATTTATTTGCCGATACACCTGATAAAGAATATTACTCGCAGCATACCAACTCAATGGCAATTCTTGCTGGACTTACAACACCTGAGCAGAATGAACAAATTGCCAAGCAGATGTTGGAAGATGAATCATTGACTCAAGCTACAATTTACTTTAAATATTATTTGCACCTGGCATTGGCGAAAGCCGGTATGGGCGACGATTTTTTGGAATGGTTAGACATCTGGCGTAAAAATATTGAGCTTGGTTTAACTACCTGGGGCGAAACTTCTGAAGTGGAAACTACCCGCTCTGATTGTCACGCCTGGGGTGCCAGTCCAAACATTGAAGCTTACCGCATAATTCTTGGAATCGAGAGTGCTGCTCCATATTTCCAAAAAGTAAAAATTGAGCCGAATATTGGCGCATTCGAAACTATAAGCGGCGAGATGCCACATCCTGCAGGTACAATTGCTGTTGCTTACGACAATTCTGCAAGTGGTTTAAAAGCTGAAATCAGCTTGCCGCAAGGAATTACCGGAACATTTGTTTGGGAAGGTAAAAGCCACGCATTGAAAAGCGGAAAGAACAATCTTGAATTGTAAATTCATTAGTTGAATAGTTATACTTAAGTTAAACATTTACAGGTCATTCAGAGGATTAAATTCTCTGGATGACCATTTTCTATTTTTATAAAAACAATCATCTATCTAAACGAAAAACATGAAAAAAGCCGTTACTTCGATCGTAACGCTGTTATTTTTGATCACTTCCTTTTGTTACGGTCAAACCGAAATTACAATTACCCAAAATGATTTGAGTAAGGTGGGCACTTCAATTGCACCATCAAAAATTGGCGAACTTGTTGGATCAGTTAAACTTTACGAACCTCGCTGGGAGGAAGCCAGTGATGCAGTTCCGGCATATGCGGTTGTTGAGGGATCAATAATGCCTGTTGATCCTGATGGATGGCCGATTAATTTCAGAGTTCTTTTGCCTGCAAAATGGAGTTTACGCGCCATGCAGCAAGGCGGTGGCGGAATGAACGGTACCATAACCGTTAGCGGCGGTAATAGTCCCATGTTTGCCCGCATGCATGGCCCGATAATTAAAAAAGGGTTTGTATTATACGGAAGTGATTCCGGACACCAGGTGGAAAATCGTAGAGGAGGAGCTATTCCTGTTGCACCTTTGGCTACCGGTCCAA comes from uncultured Draconibacterium sp. and encodes:
- a CDS encoding neutral/alkaline non-lysosomal ceramidase N-terminal domain-containing protein; translated protein: MKRKNTIKLILWSLILFMACPAFAQTGLKVGAAKVDITPKQSDLKSSTDIIRGKLYVRSIYIDNGTNSAVLVAIDAGGIHEIDDVLAKSSASTGCPVQNYVVTGTHTHSGNTGGLFNGAPTAETIADAIVASVDQAKANMAPARVGYGTTQVDLNVNRDNFDENLEWHQTANWDGPSDKTLAVITFLGEDDVPIAVYMNYAMHPVNFFMSGVVSADFPGDATKYVEDMFDGKTVALFAQGASGDQNPKMAYTSIFQEGQIKGVLPPPAEPSTGRQPSFDGPGEIPADQLEAHKKVVDRKSDYVHMLGTTLGNNAVQVMLYHTQYEKSSKIWCKKEDVVCPGRVRIDTNGRENYDPGYKDGPDVHIGLGLVQIGDINLVTVSGEVYSEIGMRLKAESPASKTMMVTLTNGTRTGYIYSTQASTHLTFQVIGSNIKPGFAEPAIVNTALELMEEAKL
- a CDS encoding MBL fold metallo-hydrolase, translated to MMKKSIALIFMLALCQLTTMAQMPAANFEGEEVFKNDDVVFHKIDDHTWVGTGHMSANESIYLIEGNDKAVLLDAATKITDLDKIVASITDKPVTLMLTHVHPDHVGAADYFPVVHMNPGDKESAAQMMPNYKGEFKYLEDGQVIDLGGRKLEVVFTPAHTWGSTTYIDKEAGYGFSGDSFGSGNLLMFAGTFSDLIATCEKMSAVMEKDGIEKLYPGHFRGDNPETKQRVEDLITLSKDILSGKEKGEETEGNRFGFNHIATKYGVRVNYGDKTMK
- a CDS encoding carboxylesterase family protein — its product is MNPINRRQFVNRLSLTAAGTIAFSGLAYSSGKFMSGLGAEEFVTAESATGKLRGVRQDGVNIFKGIPYGGSVSGENRFRRPPKVDPWTGVRDALELGAPSLQTSGWGPKPAEDCLFLNVWTPANDNKKRPVMFYNHGGGYVTGSGGSGGQDGANLARYFDVIVVQTNHRLGLLGFLYLDEIAGADYAGSGNMGVLDIAAGLKWVNENIDRFGGDPNNVMIFGESGGGGKTACVYAMPEASPYFNKASVESGPGARMLTKDLAAETTEMVLKEMNIAKNDWRKLLEVSPEQLLEVQNKFMFIPPFQPEIGMPEMHGFGPVVDGSVLPNHPFDSTAPKISKDKPLLTGWNEDEYAFFVMQRQQGDLLKVDFNTLPEKLKADFGDDTATVIAAYRKANPDITAPQIMMAVKSITMMGLGSVEIAERKAKENGAPVYLYNFGYKSDAKIPGTDYPMGTPHAMDISYKFNNVQPPKEGEEQRRMFGDSSPASCKASHNFAELWTNFARTGVPSAEGAPEWPAYNLKDRPTMRIDTECTIINDRYKVELDMWRKIGKLHTV
- a CDS encoding alpha/beta hydrolase, giving the protein MKKFTLLSLALFVLSIATYAQGGSNGLLMPKFIKPTDNSTSTVLTDLTKERHWFRELPADSEVDLVKDVVFHETKSIDGDPMSLKMDILTYKDDKVRPCVVYVIGGGFSFAAKERNLYDRYEIAKAGYVVASVQYHVISTGIYSDAVKDVKAAVRYMRANADKYGIDPENIGIWGESAGGYLTAMVATTNGEKQFEEGENLDQSSDVKAAVDAYGLSDLTKIGADYDDEAANAHFTVISPDGQFIHGKNSGLTSLDKPEEVAKANPINYVDKNDPPFLFFHGTKDMTVSPSQTLLLHNALREKGVSSTRYVLEGAGHASAEFSDPQVINIIIDFLDENLK
- a CDS encoding carboxylesterase family protein; amino-acid sequence: MRSLKFILAAFLFSGLFACQTSTTNAPPTGSQPGSHPMIANSETAQTSTESGDVIGYVHDGVFNYKGIPYAKAERFMPPQKPDKWDGVRSCRSYGPVCPIDVSSMILADEMEFAQQHNFWFMKEEDCNNLNVWSPGINDGKKRPVMVWLHGGGYTAGSSCELPSYDGENLSRTGDVVVVSINHRLNVLGFLDLSAVDEKYAESANVGMMDVVAALEWVHNNIANFGGDPANVTIFGQSGGGGKVATMLYTPSAKGLFHKAIMQSGVAGSYSTKEATQKLGLAVMEELGLKNSEVEKLKDIPHDELLAAGNRAIAKNSGAGMGRMGWAPSCDGEFIPLQPGAPGAEDLAKDIPVIIGSNQVEFGAFGGGADLLLADEATIIENLRERFGDKTEAYVAAYKKAYPNTKLPSDMKDVDMMFRPMALNFTRMKSAVPGGAPVYNYVFKWNAPHLDGMLKSSHCMEIAFVFNNIARTEEYNSGSPEAYALAEKLSKTWATFAHTGNPNNDAMPEWEPFTPDGGATMLLDNQPELVHNHDKELIEVATSVPQQSMF
- a CDS encoding MBL fold metallo-hydrolase, encoding MKKIVLFINALLLAQVALFAQPQFKIDGEEVYSGDDVVFHKIDDHTWVGTGHVMSNESLYLVEGNDKSLLIDAGTNIKDLDKIVASITSKPVTLVATHVHPDHTGPSIDVFPSLYINPADTVGIPTFMPDYKGDVKFLKDGQIFDLGGRKLEVVFTPGHTPGSTTFIDKDAKYGFSGDSFGSGNLLLTTSFSTLQNTCEKMSKVMADYGITELYPGHFFGGNKETKKRVDDLNTISKGALSGEIKGEDNPNNRFGLNYVINRDGVRVNFAESALK
- a CDS encoding alpha-L-rhamnosidase N-terminal domain-containing protein; translated protein: MRKLFTILFLFSVVVSSAQMFGPPRNNEWDASWICVPEAGATDAGLYLFRKTINFDAVPDKFEMRVTADNRYKLYINEKLVSLGPALGDLEHWNYETVDIAPYLKQGENIIAAEVWNEGDMKPVSQFSCKTGFLFQGTDDATKVLNTNDTWKCIEDKSYTPIRQQVRGYYAAGAGEKIDMNEAVKGWKVLDFDDSSWKSAKAVFERSTRGMGFNTRGGWTLIPSIIPQMEMTYQRLAATRKAEGVSVPKNFPAEKAAFEVPANTTAKILLDQEVYTNAFPTLVFSGGKNGTIVITYSEGLYDADGAKNNRNEIEGKTISGRMDTIISDGSQMQEFTTLNWRTYRYIELKVETKDSPLTIEDFYGTFTGYPFEMNAKINANNAELDKILEIGWRTARSCAVETYMDCPYYERLQYIGDARIQLFVSYFNSGDDRLAKNALNLMNNSRQKDGYTLSRYPDTQNQVIATYSMWFVCMLHDYLMYGSDPEFLDDKLLGSRQILNYFISFVDDDGSLKNLPGWNFTDWASDWRMGTAAAAEDGSTALLDLQLLLALQAGIELEKVEGSEEFATMYESLANKMSETIKSKYWDASRNLFADTPDKEYYSQHTNSMAILAGLTTPEQNEQIAKQMLEDESLTQATIYFKYYLHLALAKAGMGDDFLEWLDIWRKNIELGLTTWGETSEVETTRSDCHAWGASPNIEAYRIILGIESAAPYFQKVKIEPNIGAFETISGEMPHPAGTIAVAYDNSASGLKAEISLPQGITGTFVWEGKSHALKSGKNNLEL